In Pseudomonadota bacterium, the DNA window TTGAAAGGTCTATTTTAAAACCATCAAATCCGTCTTTCGGAGCAATCGTAACAAAAACAAAGCGGTAAGCGTTGATGAACAAGCGACCATTATCTCCCCATTTACAGATTTACAGACCTCAAATCACATCGGTTTTGTCGATTATGCATCGTATAACAGGTGTCGGGCTGACCTTTGGCCTTTTGCTGATGGCTTGGGGGCTGTGGGCGCTGGCGCATGGCCCGTCCGCCTATGAAGGTTTTCGCGATTGTGCGACAAGCCCGCTGGGAAAACTTGTCCTGATCGGTTTTGTCTTGTCGCTGAGCTATCATATGCTCAACGGTGTACGCCATCTGTTCTGGGATGCCGGGCTGGGCTTTAAAATGGAAGCGGTGCGTGCCAGCGGCTGGGCGGTT includes these proteins:
- the sdhC gene encoding succinate dehydrogenase, cytochrome b556 subunit is translated as MNKRPLSPHLQIYRPQITSVLSIMHRITGVGLTFGLLLMAWGLWALAHGPSAYEGFRDCATSPLGKLVLIGFVLSLSYHMLNGVRHLFWDAGLGFKMEAVRASGWAVVIFSFLMTAFFACFYMFF